In Leptidea sinapis chromosome 8, ilLepSina1.1, whole genome shotgun sequence, a single window of DNA contains:
- the LOC126965585 gene encoding uncharacterized protein LOC126965585, protein MLLWNTLQRQVEFLGIEVDRLEMRRRRKMLLVHGVSEDKSEDVTSRVCKVVGEHLGVTGFSVASIKSSHRLGRPSEKKPRPIVVKFADVALRDTVWFSKTGFKASGLTVSEFLTKSRHNLFMEARQRFGINKCWTRDGCIHIIAPDGSHHRAECKADLHSIPQTSKQTSKPLTQCTASLTSRSKRTVKNK, encoded by the exons atgttGCTATGG aatacTTTGCAGAGACAGGTGGAGTTCCTTGGTATAGAGGTTGATCGGCTGGAGATGCGTAGAAGGCGCAAAATGCTACTAGTGCACGGAGTCAGCGAAGATAAGTCGGAAGATGTTACTTCACGTGTTTGTAAAGTAGTAGGGGAACATCTTGGTGTGACTGGATTCTCTGTTGCTTCCATCAAGTCATCCCATCGCTTAGGACGTCCTTCCGAAAAGAAACCTCGTCCTATAGTGGTAAAGTTTGCGGATGTAGCATTGCGGGATACGGTTTGGTTCTCCAAAACTGGATTTAAGGCCAGCGGTTTAACTGTGTCAGAGTTTTTAACAAAGAGTCGTCATAACTTATTTATGGAGGCAAGGCAGAGATTCGGCATAAACAAGTGCTGGACAAGGGATGGATGCATCCATATTATAGCCCCAGATGGTTCACATCACCGAGCTGAGTGCAAAGCTGACCTACACAGCATACCACAGACATCTAAACAGACATCTAAGCCTCTGACTCAGTGTACTGCCAGTCTCACCTCCAGGTCCAAAAGAACAGTCAAAAATAAGTAA